The Oryza glaberrima chromosome 5, OglaRS2, whole genome shotgun sequence DNA segment CCGACAGCGTCCAGGTGGCTGCAGGatggcccgccgccgccagggaaCACGAAGAgtgcccgccgccgcttgtCGTTGGAGCCCCGTCGCATGATGCCGACGcgcagccggaggaggagataCCGTACTCCGTCTCCTTCAGCgtgccggcgtcgccgtcggggaTGCACCTCGGCGCGTCCGTCGTCCGCGtgcacgccgcgccgccgtccgtgGGCGAGGCCAGGATCGACATGATCCACCccgccgagccaccgccgcaGATGCTGTGGCAGCAGGCGAGGTTCCACTCGCAGCCCACCCTGACGGTGATcaacggcgaggcggcggcgccggtgccccGGAGCGACAGCACGCGGGACCGGCGGTTCGACCAGTTCAAGACCTTCTCCGGCCGCCTCGAGCGCCAGTTCTCCAGCCTCCGCGGGATGCTGCCGCAGGAGCCCGCCGCCGACATCGAGACGGCGGACTCCAAGATctccgaggaggaggccgacggcggcgaggtgcccACCGCCGACCGCTACTTCGCCGCCCTCGAGGGCCCCGAGCTCGACACCCTCCGAGTACGTCACTTCGAAACCTTAGCTAGCTCAAAATTTCTTGCCATTGTAACGACTAGACTAATGAGGATGTCGGCGTGCAGGCGACGGAGGTGCCGGTGCTGCCCGAGGACGAGAGGTGGCCGTTCCTGCTGCGGTTTCCGATCAGCGCGTTCGGGATGTGCCTGGGCGTGAGCAGCCAGGCGATGCTGTGGAAGACGCTGGCGTCGGAGCCCTCCACGGCGTTCCTCCACATCAGCCTCGACGTCAACCACGTCCTCTGGTGGGTGTCCGTCGCGCTCATGGCCCTCGTCTCCGCCATCTACCTGCTCAAGGTCGTCTTCTACTTCGAGGCCGTCCGCCGCGAGTTCCACCACCCCATCCGCGTCAACTTCTTCTTCGCGCCATGGATCGCCTGCCTCTTCCTCGTCAAGGGCCTGCCGCGCCAGGTCTGGACCATCCACCACGTCGTCTGGTTCCTCCTCATGGCGCCCATCCTGCTCCTCGACCTCAAGATCTACGGCCAGTGGATgtccggcggcgagcggcggctgtcCAAGGTGGCCAACCCGTCGAACCACCTCGCCATCGTCGGCAACTTCG contains these protein-coding regions:
- the LOC127774709 gene encoding S-type anion channel SLAH2-like; this encodes MASTDSVQVAAGWPAAAREHEECPPPLVVGAPSHDADAQPEEEIPYSVSFSVPASPSGMHLGASVVRVHAAPPSVGEARIDMIHPAEPPPQMLWQQARFHSQPTLTVINGEAAAPVPRSDSTRDRRFDQFKTFSGRLERQFSSLRGMLPQEPAADIETADSKISEEEADGGEVPTADRYFAALEGPELDTLRATEVPVLPEDERWPFLLRFPISAFGMCLGVSSQAMLWKTLASEPSTAFLHISLDVNHVLWWVSVALMALVSAIYLLKVVFYFEAVRREFHHPIRVNFFFAPWIACLFLVKGLPRQVWTIHHVVWFLLMAPILLLDLKIYGQWMSGGERRLSKVANPSNHLAIVGNFVGALLGARMGLREGPIFFLAVGLVHYIVLFVTLYQRLPTNVQLPKELHPVFFLFIAAPSVASMAWARLTGEFDFGARIAYFVALFLYMSLAVRVNMFRGFRFSLAWWAYTFPMTSAAIATVLYASEVTNVATRAMAVGLSGIATVTVTGVLVTTMYHAFVRRDLFPNDVSIAITRRKPKFSKILAHLRSSGTDVKELVFSVSSKNGADDSASVSKASNCSSGDQSPVPHAGAGRGR